A single region of the Vespula pensylvanica isolate Volc-1 chromosome 8, ASM1446617v1, whole genome shotgun sequence genome encodes:
- the LOC122631287 gene encoding ectonucleoside triphosphate diphosphohydrolase 5 isoform X1: MSVKQRKLRSGNEKFYEKESSSSTKKSTNQPGRRYFMIISLFGTLFLGYIAIANDLKPVRIGSKVIDTLAFSLNIQKPFYVVIIDAGSTGSRVLAFSFHESILNHHLVLDAEMYSETKPGLSAFADDPKVAAKSLIKLLDKAKLVIPQSEWSNTPLSMKATAGLRLLPGHKANNILEECSKLFESSGFRISKNSISIMDGASEGIFSWFTVNFLLDKLNSHTSENTVAALDLGGGSTQVTFSPNKMQTKELKEHVYAINAFSHNMSVYTHSYLGMGLMAARKEILTHGMTIKNTTAKDTIVIRSECINPIVSAPWSYGGQNYIVKGPVNATFKTVKTQNFAGSNENRPIVRFSECLKIVEKYVNTISNKPIGLGTHEIYAFSYYFERATEVGLIDPFSGGVIHLGAFLKQATETCDYPNAEQPFMCLDLTFIYVLLHNGFGLEPSTRLFLYKKINQHELSWALGAAFNVLQSGL, translated from the exons ATGAGTGTGAAACAAAGAAAG CTAAGGTCTGGAAATGAAAAGTTCTACGAAAAGGAATCATCATCCAGTACGAAAAAAAGTACCAATCAACCTggaagaagatattttatgataatttctttatttggtACATTATTTCTTGGTTATATCGCAATAGCAAATGATTTAAAGCCAGTAAGAATTGGTAGTAAAGTTATTGATACTTTagcattttcattaaatatacaaaagcCTTTTTATGTTGTTATCATCGATGCTGGATCCACTGGCAGTCGTGTATTAGCATTTAGTTTTCACGAATCAATTCTCAACCATCATCTAGTACTAGATGCTGAAATGTACAGTGAAACCAAACCCGGATTAAGTGCATTTGCAGATGATCCAAAAGTTGCTGCGAAATCTCTTATTAAGCTGTTGGATAAAGCAAAGTTAGTTATACCACAATCAGAATGGTCTAATACTCCGCTTAGTATGAAAGCTACTGCTGGCCTTAGGTTATTACCTGGACATAAAGCAAATAATATACTAGAAGAATGTAGTAAACTTTTTGAGTCATCTGGCTTCAGAATATCAAAAAACTCAATTTCTATAATGGATGGAGCTAGTGAAGGAATTTTTTCTTGGTTCACAGTAAATTTTTTACTAGATAAACTTAATTCTCATACATCTGAAAATACGGTAGCTGCACTTGATCTTGGTGGGGGCTCTACGCAAGTAACTTTCTCACCAAATAAAATGCAAACAAAAGAACTGAAAGAGCATGTGTATGCTATTAATGCTTTTAGTCATAATATGAGTGTATATACGCATAGCTATCTAGGAATGGGTTTAATGGCTGCTAGAAAAGAAATCCTAACACATGGAATGACTATAAAAAATACTACTGCAAAGGATACGATAGTAATCCGATCTGAATGTATAAATCCAATTGTGAGTGCTCCATGGAGCTACGGAGgacaaaattatatagtaaAAGGACCTGTTAATGCGACATTTAAAACGGTTAAGACCCAAAATTTTGCAGGAAGTAATGAGAATAGACCAATCGTTAGATTCTCAGAATGCttaaaaattgtagaaaaatatgttaatacaATAAGTAATAAACCAATAGGATTGGGTACTCATGAAATATACGCTTTCTCTTATTACTTCGAACGCGCAACAGag GTAGGTTTAATAGACCCTTTCTCTGGTGGTGTGATACACTTGGGTGCTTTTCTGAAACAAGCAACAGAAACTTGTGATTATCCTAATGCAGAGCAACCATTTATGTGCTTGGATTTAACGTTTATTTATGTCTTGTTACATAATGGTTTTGGCTTAGAACCTTCTACAAGATTATTT ttatataagaaaatcaatCAACACGAGTTAAGCTGGGCTTTAGGAGCTGCTTTTAATGTATTACAAAGTGGTCTTTAA
- the LOC122631287 gene encoding ectonucleoside triphosphate diphosphohydrolase 5 isoform X3, with amino-acid sequence MQYKLLRSGNEKFYEKESSSSTKKSTNQPGRRYFMIISLFGTLFLGYIAIANDLKPVRIGSKVIDTLAFSLNIQKPFYVVIIDAGSTGSRVLAFSFHESILNHHLVLDAEMYSETKPGLSAFADDPKVAAKSLIKLLDKAKLVIPQSEWSNTPLSMKATAGLRLLPGHKANNILEECSKLFESSGFRISKNSISIMDGASEGIFSWFTVNFLLDKLNSHTSENTVAALDLGGGSTQVTFSPNKMQTKELKEHVYAINAFSHNMSVYTHSYLGMGLMAARKEILTHGMTIKNTTAKDTIVIRSECINPIVSAPWSYGGQNYIVKGPVNATFKTVKTQNFAGSNENRPIVRFSECLKIVEKYVNTISNKPIGLGTHEIYAFSYYFERATEVGLIDPFSGGVIHLGAFLKQATETCDYPNAEQPFMCLDLTFIYVLLHNGFGLEPSTRLFLYKKINQHELSWALGAAFNVLQSGL; translated from the exons ATGCAATATAAGCTT CTAAGGTCTGGAAATGAAAAGTTCTACGAAAAGGAATCATCATCCAGTACGAAAAAAAGTACCAATCAACCTggaagaagatattttatgataatttctttatttggtACATTATTTCTTGGTTATATCGCAATAGCAAATGATTTAAAGCCAGTAAGAATTGGTAGTAAAGTTATTGATACTTTagcattttcattaaatatacaaaagcCTTTTTATGTTGTTATCATCGATGCTGGATCCACTGGCAGTCGTGTATTAGCATTTAGTTTTCACGAATCAATTCTCAACCATCATCTAGTACTAGATGCTGAAATGTACAGTGAAACCAAACCCGGATTAAGTGCATTTGCAGATGATCCAAAAGTTGCTGCGAAATCTCTTATTAAGCTGTTGGATAAAGCAAAGTTAGTTATACCACAATCAGAATGGTCTAATACTCCGCTTAGTATGAAAGCTACTGCTGGCCTTAGGTTATTACCTGGACATAAAGCAAATAATATACTAGAAGAATGTAGTAAACTTTTTGAGTCATCTGGCTTCAGAATATCAAAAAACTCAATTTCTATAATGGATGGAGCTAGTGAAGGAATTTTTTCTTGGTTCACAGTAAATTTTTTACTAGATAAACTTAATTCTCATACATCTGAAAATACGGTAGCTGCACTTGATCTTGGTGGGGGCTCTACGCAAGTAACTTTCTCACCAAATAAAATGCAAACAAAAGAACTGAAAGAGCATGTGTATGCTATTAATGCTTTTAGTCATAATATGAGTGTATATACGCATAGCTATCTAGGAATGGGTTTAATGGCTGCTAGAAAAGAAATCCTAACACATGGAATGACTATAAAAAATACTACTGCAAAGGATACGATAGTAATCCGATCTGAATGTATAAATCCAATTGTGAGTGCTCCATGGAGCTACGGAGgacaaaattatatagtaaAAGGACCTGTTAATGCGACATTTAAAACGGTTAAGACCCAAAATTTTGCAGGAAGTAATGAGAATAGACCAATCGTTAGATTCTCAGAATGCttaaaaattgtagaaaaatatgttaatacaATAAGTAATAAACCAATAGGATTGGGTACTCATGAAATATACGCTTTCTCTTATTACTTCGAACGCGCAACAGag GTAGGTTTAATAGACCCTTTCTCTGGTGGTGTGATACACTTGGGTGCTTTTCTGAAACAAGCAACAGAAACTTGTGATTATCCTAATGCAGAGCAACCATTTATGTGCTTGGATTTAACGTTTATTTATGTCTTGTTACATAATGGTTTTGGCTTAGAACCTTCTACAAGATTATTT ttatataagaaaatcaatCAACACGAGTTAAGCTGGGCTTTAGGAGCTGCTTTTAATGTATTACAAAGTGGTCTTTAA
- the LOC122631287 gene encoding ectonucleoside triphosphate diphosphohydrolase 5 isoform X2, which produces MRIIIELRSGNEKFYEKESSSSTKKSTNQPGRRYFMIISLFGTLFLGYIAIANDLKPVRIGSKVIDTLAFSLNIQKPFYVVIIDAGSTGSRVLAFSFHESILNHHLVLDAEMYSETKPGLSAFADDPKVAAKSLIKLLDKAKLVIPQSEWSNTPLSMKATAGLRLLPGHKANNILEECSKLFESSGFRISKNSISIMDGASEGIFSWFTVNFLLDKLNSHTSENTVAALDLGGGSTQVTFSPNKMQTKELKEHVYAINAFSHNMSVYTHSYLGMGLMAARKEILTHGMTIKNTTAKDTIVIRSECINPIVSAPWSYGGQNYIVKGPVNATFKTVKTQNFAGSNENRPIVRFSECLKIVEKYVNTISNKPIGLGTHEIYAFSYYFERATEVGLIDPFSGGVIHLGAFLKQATETCDYPNAEQPFMCLDLTFIYVLLHNGFGLEPSTRLFLYKKINQHELSWALGAAFNVLQSGL; this is translated from the exons ATGCGAATTATTATTGAG CTAAGGTCTGGAAATGAAAAGTTCTACGAAAAGGAATCATCATCCAGTACGAAAAAAAGTACCAATCAACCTggaagaagatattttatgataatttctttatttggtACATTATTTCTTGGTTATATCGCAATAGCAAATGATTTAAAGCCAGTAAGAATTGGTAGTAAAGTTATTGATACTTTagcattttcattaaatatacaaaagcCTTTTTATGTTGTTATCATCGATGCTGGATCCACTGGCAGTCGTGTATTAGCATTTAGTTTTCACGAATCAATTCTCAACCATCATCTAGTACTAGATGCTGAAATGTACAGTGAAACCAAACCCGGATTAAGTGCATTTGCAGATGATCCAAAAGTTGCTGCGAAATCTCTTATTAAGCTGTTGGATAAAGCAAAGTTAGTTATACCACAATCAGAATGGTCTAATACTCCGCTTAGTATGAAAGCTACTGCTGGCCTTAGGTTATTACCTGGACATAAAGCAAATAATATACTAGAAGAATGTAGTAAACTTTTTGAGTCATCTGGCTTCAGAATATCAAAAAACTCAATTTCTATAATGGATGGAGCTAGTGAAGGAATTTTTTCTTGGTTCACAGTAAATTTTTTACTAGATAAACTTAATTCTCATACATCTGAAAATACGGTAGCTGCACTTGATCTTGGTGGGGGCTCTACGCAAGTAACTTTCTCACCAAATAAAATGCAAACAAAAGAACTGAAAGAGCATGTGTATGCTATTAATGCTTTTAGTCATAATATGAGTGTATATACGCATAGCTATCTAGGAATGGGTTTAATGGCTGCTAGAAAAGAAATCCTAACACATGGAATGACTATAAAAAATACTACTGCAAAGGATACGATAGTAATCCGATCTGAATGTATAAATCCAATTGTGAGTGCTCCATGGAGCTACGGAGgacaaaattatatagtaaAAGGACCTGTTAATGCGACATTTAAAACGGTTAAGACCCAAAATTTTGCAGGAAGTAATGAGAATAGACCAATCGTTAGATTCTCAGAATGCttaaaaattgtagaaaaatatgttaatacaATAAGTAATAAACCAATAGGATTGGGTACTCATGAAATATACGCTTTCTCTTATTACTTCGAACGCGCAACAGag GTAGGTTTAATAGACCCTTTCTCTGGTGGTGTGATACACTTGGGTGCTTTTCTGAAACAAGCAACAGAAACTTGTGATTATCCTAATGCAGAGCAACCATTTATGTGCTTGGATTTAACGTTTATTTATGTCTTGTTACATAATGGTTTTGGCTTAGAACCTTCTACAAGATTATTT ttatataagaaaatcaatCAACACGAGTTAAGCTGGGCTTTAGGAGCTGCTTTTAATGTATTACAAAGTGGTCTTTAA
- the LOC122631290 gene encoding mitochondrial 2-oxodicarboxylate carrier, producing MYQQKVHPTQRNLIHEGIIQIGAGGSAGFVEVCIMHPMDLVKTRFQLQVRMQTADATYYTGIIDCMHKMYKTEGITALWKGLLPPIIVETPKRAVKFFTFEQYKQFFLFGATSPTPLTFSCAGFFAGVTEGILVNPFEVIKVKQQSDRIGRPSTAIVIREIISKYGFGLNGLYKGLSATIMRNAVFNSFYFGFYHSVKNYVPVNKEPFLEFITKVSLGFVSGTVASCLNIPFDVAKSRIQGPQGNIQYKGTLNTICIIYKNEGFKALYKGLLPKVLRLGPGGAIMLVVYDYMHEYLTNKFSY from the exons ATGTATCAACAAAAAGTACATCCTACCCAAAGGAATCTTATACATGAAGGCATTATACAAATTGGTGCTGGTGGTTCTGCAGGCTTTGTTGAAGTTTGTATAATGCATCCAATGGATCTTGTCAAAACACGATTTCAACTTCAAGTTAGAATGCAAACAGCAGATGCCACTTATTACACAG GCATTATAGATTGTATGCATAAGATGTATAAAACTGAAGGTATTACTGCACTGTGGAAAGGATTGCTTCCACCAATTATTGTAGAAACACCTAAAAGAGCAGTGAAA TTCTTTACATTCGAACAATATAAAcagttctttttatttggtGCTACATCACCTACTCCTTTG aCATTCTCATGTGCTGGCTTCTTTGCTGGAGTTACCGAAGGAATTTTGGTAAATCCTTTTGAAGTTATCAAAGTAAAGCAACAATCAGATCGTATAGGAAGACCATCAACTGCTATtgtaataagagaaattatatcaaaatatggATTTGGATTAAATGGTCTTTATAAAGGATTATCTGCCACTATAATGAGAAATGCtgtatttaattctttttattttggatTTTATCATTCTGTAAAAAATTACGTACCAGTAAATAAAGAACCCTTTCTTGAATTCATAACTAAG GTCAGTCTTGGTTTTGTGTCAGGTACAGTAGCTTCTTGTTTGAATATACCTTTTGATGTTGCTAAAAGTCGTATACAAGGACCACAGGGAAATATACAATACAAGGGAACACTAAACACTAtatgcattatttataaaaacgaagG tttcAAAGCTTTATACAAAGGTTTATTGCCAAAAGTATTGAGATTGGGCCCAGGAGGAGCCATTATGCTTGTAGTTTATGATTATATGCATGAATATCTTACTAACAAGTTttcatattga
- the LOC122631293 gene encoding uncharacterized protein LOC122631293 translates to MSSVKNYYKNDGGKHLQKRIEKPQKGEPQLLLQPKQSYAEYNYNAETNDNSKDFEAFIKTATSMNGQFVLKSEKNWSTDILGCFDYFTLDLNLLSAAMKCIPFNEYVKMNDEYFTADQLTSFYNTVEEGKEAYNNILSNLKVSSSSNIMNFNKSLESEEKLKMNLDLKKATSDNKTFVAKIQNESDDSDNMEENLDFLLSLESPSLQNNKKQMPLTNVLSKNDLKTQSTTLSTKPTDLETWLDTILDD, encoded by the exons atgagtagtgtaaagaattattacaaaaatgatGGAGGGAAACATCtacaaaagagaatagaaaaaccACAAAAAGGAGAACCACAGTTATTACTTCAACCTAAACAATCTTATGCCGAGTATAACTATAATGCAGAAACTAATGACAACAGTAAAGATTTTGAAGCTTTTATAAAGACTGCTACTTCAATGAATGGGCAGTTTGTtttaaaatctgaaaaaaattgGTCTACAGATATATTAGGATGTTTTGATTACTTTACTTTAGATTTAAATTTACTTTCCGCTGCAATGAAGTGTATACCTTTTAATGAATATGTTAAAATGAACGATGAATATTTTACa gCTGATCAATTAACGAGTTTTTACAATACTGttgaggaaggaaaagaagctTATAATAACATCCTATCTAATTTAAAAGTTTCTAGTTCATctaatataatgaattttaataaatcattggaaagtgaagaaaaactaaaaatgaatttagatCTGAAAAAGGCTACGAGTGACAATAAAACATTTGTAGCTAAGATACAAAATGAAAGTGATGATAGTGATAATATGGAAGAAAATTTAGATTTCTTATTGTCTCTTGAATCACCCAGCttacaaaacaataaaaaacaaatgcCTTTAACAAATGTACTATCCAAAAAtg ATCTCAAAACACAGTCTACTACTTTATCAACCAAACCAACTGATCTTGAAACTTGGCTAGATACAATATTAGATGACTAA